Proteins from a single region of Sulfitobacter sp. W027:
- a CDS encoding glycosyltransferase: MTASVPSCPQRPCVSVIIPIYNVEDHVADCIRSVRAQTLIDFEVLMIDDGATDGSGDTALKAAGGDPRFTLIRQDNAGLSAARNTGLSQAVGRYIAFVDSDDQIMPDYLMRMWQVLEESGADWVACAVQSNMADGTGSVHSAIHGAPDLAQHNSWRRYPLHDWCDVIRHFPSAWNKLYRRDLIEGLRFDNGTWFEDHGFFHRAAARTDHIVHLPEALYLQTRGRAGQITGQDSDRVFEQFDVLETLAAQFEASDRPGGRTALARLASRLTFERSTVIADPDRRRRFAVAAQDFLQRNGLDYDSDWDPDIGRSWALEMAGTLPLSVILFWDGNDTEALDRSLTALRAQTAPGFEALIVCQNKAAQQAVGAHQKDLPAHWKILRAPREGAGVAFNHGLSQARGIYVVFVQTGDALTPWTLLQRTEAMLRAQADFGITQMRLAHVDTGLTTYHNGILDMDQWSQGSPPAGPLNLSPSQALSLEAQSSAKIFARAFLTTHDLGFTDGPRSDWALCLNAALLAPCTTYIPHAGITVTLRDGGFERWHTPFNARALSRGHTALTRAVTRALPDTLQQALPDGWQRKLFARALREQVYFGQYASRASRMQMVLGAALIALWQGYGNDRQAGLDQFVGPRLARLLDPMAVLYGRMGRIGQAALHHRKVPALPAGNSKPLHAFNLQEHGLLTLRADFHTMPFANIYFQAAGRDQVLFHLSLRQAEGLAVFNSQHPDGTWKAEIPYVVDLSSGRADVVFDFAPPRVRVLLNGEEVFDIAPRGLRRHTRFPGLEAIAGFHTNGTVSTPHVIPQMPQTGLVLDSRLALRIGTTGDTAKLQALSSDVSCPPTALPLTAAPQGTATALLPASLWRDLPAEAGLTLELIQGAETDRITLTRTDLAARIEALLTLPLATSDSTLCLNTLEYIRYAGLLPLLSAPAHKRIDELAAFYDVQDFMENDSATQDRPAPPPLAGDPIDREVATVVARLAQSRTAPPEQSPEALAVLDGLQVSPAAQAPMFLELAEFFCAQDRDFEGLYQRAKSRGLLPLPHAGSRWAVSASLPYLVADGQYREAAEGLATLTEPRREWLVMPAIAWAVRIGLTHATTPVDIRIRMLNAFAAFLRARVENYWEPVHCRELIRTAATLILQRHRLPPRQQQEVVALCLEIYGLSRQFWSDLEKAADLPTDIAQARAAFDDIASNRTDALQKHRALQLFEIAKTHDAPRVRREIFGPAGLPTLSEGGITLSDLGTLHTPDSRDRDRNVLRHMASPGSAPVAAEVAAMAATALPLLYPKTPRAPYFDTQQQAAQQALALTANPSQAALAEALTDSFGQLADAGSHHLGLGMAVALIDSLHDSDAAQVQAICDWIRQQIVLLDAQGAQWRAAPALHQPLRRLQHREDLLPVVQALVDHLDISLAALPASDNTGLPDGHPLFDTIITVFSCVPYLDTRIPAMRAGWLGLLEDLGVPYVVVVGDGDGTRDGDIVYLDAPDDYEGLPQKTLAAIRWVHDNTRYGHMVKIDDDCFLNAPLFFHSLSYRKFDYYGRRLYRTVGQMDRKWHQGKSSSLRGRFDLDKSPEPSEYTDGGTGYALSRTAMAAALEAAASPEGQQLISVSFMEDKMLGDLLAMRGISPAEEDYRISMRRRTYGDALPVPLWHNSFHPSQTAPLQLVHLDTHLDQADALVRYDKPGLWPRKIWPSYQEAELGYQSNALELVSSEDSVTRARDARVAVVACMRNEMFMLPHFLAHYRKLGVEAFLIADNCSDDGTLEYLAQQPDVALFSVDTDYRLSQYGVAWQQAMMAAFRVGKWSLVADADELLVWQEKQSQTLAQLLNHSDFETAEAIRVFMLDMYPQGPLEDADFAQGTPFDQAGYADRVPFLANTLARGPFADQRCWTSALRHRLIAGSHRSMFVAQKLALLRYQPWMRLSAGLHFVGDARIAPRELLFAHFKYNTDFRRKAQAEVLRGQHFNNAEEYRKYLALVSEGRSVIFDPDLSQKWTDVPFVRRRLRG, encoded by the coding sequence ATGACCGCATCTGTCCCGTCCTGCCCGCAGAGGCCCTGCGTTTCGGTGATCATCCCGATCTACAATGTCGAGGACCATGTGGCCGACTGCATTCGGAGCGTGCGGGCTCAAACTCTAATCGATTTCGAAGTCTTAATGATCGACGATGGCGCCACCGACGGCAGTGGCGATACGGCACTGAAAGCGGCGGGGGGGGATCCGCGTTTCACCCTGATCCGGCAGGACAATGCAGGGCTCAGTGCCGCGCGCAACACCGGGCTCAGCCAGGCCGTGGGCAGATACATCGCCTTTGTCGACAGTGATGACCAGATCATGCCGGACTATCTGATGCGGATGTGGCAGGTGCTAGAGGAAAGCGGCGCAGACTGGGTGGCCTGCGCCGTCCAGTCCAACATGGCAGACGGCACAGGCAGCGTACATTCTGCCATCCACGGTGCGCCGGATCTGGCCCAGCATAACTCTTGGCGCCGCTATCCGCTGCACGACTGGTGCGATGTGATCCGCCATTTTCCATCAGCTTGGAACAAACTCTACCGCCGCGATCTGATCGAAGGTCTGCGCTTTGACAACGGCACATGGTTCGAGGACCACGGTTTCTTCCACCGCGCCGCCGCGCGCACCGACCACATCGTTCACCTGCCCGAGGCGCTTTATCTGCAGACACGCGGCCGCGCGGGCCAAATCACCGGACAGGACAGCGACCGCGTATTTGAACAGTTTGACGTGCTTGAAACCCTTGCCGCGCAATTCGAGGCCAGTGATCGCCCCGGCGGGCGCACCGCTCTCGCCCGCCTCGCAAGCCGTCTGACGTTCGAGCGCAGCACCGTGATCGCCGACCCTGACCGCCGCCGGCGTTTCGCCGTCGCCGCGCAGGACTTTTTGCAGCGGAATGGGTTGGACTATGACAGCGATTGGGACCCTGACATCGGGCGCAGCTGGGCGCTGGAAATGGCAGGCACCCTGCCCCTCAGCGTGATCCTATTCTGGGATGGTAATGATACCGAAGCTCTTGATCGCAGCCTCACGGCTCTGCGCGCGCAGACGGCACCCGGCTTTGAGGCGCTGATCGTCTGCCAGAACAAGGCCGCACAGCAGGCTGTGGGCGCACATCAGAAGGACTTGCCTGCCCATTGGAAAATTCTGCGTGCCCCGCGCGAGGGGGCGGGTGTCGCCTTCAACCACGGGCTATCACAGGCACGCGGCATCTATGTGGTGTTCGTGCAAACCGGCGATGCCCTGACACCCTGGACGCTCTTGCAACGAACCGAGGCCATGCTGCGCGCGCAGGCAGATTTCGGCATCACACAGATGCGACTGGCGCATGTCGATACAGGGCTGACGACCTATCACAATGGCATCCTCGATATGGACCAGTGGTCGCAGGGCAGCCCGCCTGCAGGTCCGCTTAATCTGTCTCCCAGCCAAGCTCTGAGTCTTGAGGCCCAAAGCAGCGCCAAAATATTCGCGCGCGCCTTTCTCACCACCCACGACTTGGGTTTCACCGACGGGCCCAGATCTGATTGGGCACTGTGCCTGAACGCGGCTCTGCTGGCCCCCTGCACCACCTACATTCCCCATGCCGGCATTACTGTCACCCTGCGCGACGGTGGGTTCGAAAGGTGGCACACCCCGTTCAACGCGCGCGCGCTGTCCCGCGGCCATACCGCCCTGACCCGCGCCGTCACGCGGGCCCTTCCAGACACTCTACAACAGGCCCTGCCGGATGGCTGGCAGCGCAAGCTCTTTGCCCGTGCCCTGCGCGAACAGGTGTATTTCGGTCAATACGCCAGCCGCGCATCGCGGATGCAGATGGTGCTGGGGGCTGCCCTCATCGCCCTATGGCAGGGGTACGGGAACGACCGCCAGGCGGGCCTTGATCAGTTCGTGGGCCCGCGGCTGGCACGTTTGCTTGATCCCATGGCCGTGCTCTATGGCCGGATGGGCCGGATCGGGCAGGCTGCACTTCACCACCGCAAAGTGCCCGCCCTGCCTGCGGGAAACAGCAAGCCTCTGCACGCCTTCAATCTGCAAGAACACGGGCTTCTCACTTTGCGGGCCGATTTCCACACCATGCCTTTTGCCAACATCTATTTTCAGGCGGCGGGCCGCGACCAAGTCCTGTTTCACCTATCGCTACGTCAGGCGGAGGGGCTGGCCGTGTTCAACAGCCAGCACCCCGACGGCACATGGAAGGCTGAAATTCCTTATGTGGTGGACCTGTCCTCGGGGCGCGCGGACGTCGTCTTTGACTTCGCCCCGCCCCGCGTTCGCGTCCTGCTGAATGGCGAGGAGGTCTTCGACATCGCCCCGCGGGGTCTGCGCCGCCACACCCGTTTCCCCGGATTGGAGGCCATCGCCGGGTTCCATACCAACGGTACGGTCAGCACCCCACATGTGATCCCGCAGATGCCCCAGACCGGCCTTGTCCTCGACAGCCGCCTCGCTCTGCGCATTGGCACCACGGGCGACACGGCTAAACTGCAAGCGCTGTCCTCTGACGTATCTTGCCCCCCCACGGCCCTGCCACTTACCGCCGCACCGCAAGGCACGGCCACCGCCCTGCTGCCTGCTTCTCTCTGGCGCGATCTGCCCGCTGAAGCGGGGCTCACGCTGGAATTGATTCAAGGCGCCGAAACCGACCGGATCACCCTTACGCGCACGGACCTCGCCGCGCGGATTGAGGCGCTGCTGACATTGCCGTTGGCGACAAGCGACAGCACCCTATGCCTCAACACGCTGGAATATATCCGTTATGCTGGATTGCTGCCGCTGCTCTCTGCGCCTGCACACAAGCGGATTGATGAACTGGCCGCTTTCTACGATGTGCAGGACTTCATGGAGAACGACAGCGCCACGCAAGACAGACCGGCCCCGCCGCCCCTCGCGGGCGATCCTATTGACCGCGAGGTCGCAACCGTTGTTGCCCGCTTGGCGCAGAGCCGAACCGCCCCGCCCGAGCAGTCCCCGGAAGCACTCGCCGTTCTGGACGGACTTCAGGTCTCTCCGGCAGCACAGGCCCCAATGTTTCTGGAGTTGGCGGAATTCTTCTGTGCGCAGGACCGAGATTTCGAGGGCCTTTACCAGCGCGCCAAAAGCCGTGGCCTGCTGCCCCTGCCCCACGCGGGCAGCCGCTGGGCCGTCTCGGCAAGCCTGCCCTATCTGGTGGCGGACGGGCAGTACCGCGAGGCTGCCGAGGGTCTGGCGACGCTCACCGAGCCGCGACGCGAATGGCTGGTAATGCCCGCCATCGCTTGGGCGGTGCGCATTGGCCTCACGCATGCCACAACCCCGGTTGATATACGCATCCGTATGCTCAATGCCTTCGCCGCGTTTCTCAGGGCGCGCGTGGAGAACTATTGGGAGCCTGTGCATTGCCGCGAATTGATCCGCACCGCGGCCACCCTAATCCTGCAGCGCCACCGCCTTCCCCCGCGACAACAACAAGAGGTCGTGGCGCTCTGTCTGGAGATCTATGGCCTGTCAAGGCAGTTTTGGTCTGATCTGGAAAAAGCAGCCGATCTGCCCACCGACATCGCACAGGCGCGGGCGGCCTTTGACGACATCGCCTCAAACCGCACAGACGCCCTGCAAAAGCACCGCGCCTTGCAACTGTTCGAGATCGCAAAAACCCATGACGCCCCACGCGTCCGCCGCGAGATCTTCGGTCCTGCAGGCCTGCCCACTCTCTCAGAGGGCGGTATCACCCTGTCCGATCTAGGCACACTGCACACGCCCGACAGCCGGGACCGCGATCGCAACGTCCTGCGCCATATGGCCAGCCCCGGTAGCGCGCCCGTCGCGGCGGAGGTCGCGGCCATGGCGGCCACGGCGCTGCCACTACTTTATCCGAAAACCCCTCGAGCACCTTATTTCGACACCCAGCAACAGGCCGCGCAGCAAGCACTTGCGTTGACCGCAAATCCCTCGCAGGCCGCTCTGGCGGAGGCCCTGACGGACAGCTTTGGCCAGTTAGCTGATGCAGGATCGCATCATTTGGGGCTGGGCATGGCCGTGGCCCTGATCGACAGCCTACATGACAGCGACGCTGCTCAGGTGCAGGCAATATGCGACTGGATCCGCCAGCAAATCGTCCTTCTTGACGCCCAGGGCGCGCAATGGCGCGCGGCACCCGCTTTGCACCAGCCCCTGCGCCGCCTCCAGCACCGTGAGGATTTGCTGCCCGTGGTGCAAGCGCTGGTCGATCATCTTGACATTTCCCTGGCCGCTTTGCCCGCGAGTGACAACACAGGCCTACCGGACGGTCATCCGCTGTTCGATACCATTATCACAGTGTTTTCCTGCGTGCCCTACCTTGATACGCGCATCCCCGCGATGCGCGCGGGCTGGCTGGGCCTGCTGGAGGATCTGGGCGTGCCTTATGTCGTCGTGGTCGGTGACGGCGACGGTACACGGGATGGCGACATCGTCTATCTGGACGCGCCCGACGACTACGAAGGGCTGCCGCAAAAAACGTTGGCCGCCATTAGATGGGTGCATGACAACACCCGCTACGGGCATATGGTGAAGATCGACGACGACTGTTTTCTCAACGCGCCGCTGTTTTTCCACTCGCTCAGCTACCGCAAGTTCGACTATTACGGCCGCCGCCTCTATCGCACAGTGGGACAGATGGACCGCAAATGGCACCAGGGTAAATCCAGCTCCCTGCGCGGCCGGTTCGATCTGGACAAATCGCCAGAGCCCTCGGAATACACCGATGGTGGCACTGGCTACGCCCTTAGTCGCACAGCCATGGCCGCCGCCTTGGAAGCAGCCGCAAGCCCCGAGGGGCAGCAATTGATTAGCGTTTCGTTCATGGAAGACAAGATGCTGGGCGATCTTCTGGCCATGCGCGGCATCTCTCCCGCCGAAGAGGACTACCGCATCTCCATGCGCCGCCGGACCTATGGAGACGCCCTCCCCGTCCCGCTGTGGCACAACAGCTTTCACCCCAGCCAGACGGCCCCCTTGCAACTGGTGCATCTCGATACTCATCTTGATCAAGCAGATGCATTGGTGCGCTACGACAAGCCCGGCCTGTGGCCGCGCAAGATCTGGCCGAGCTACCAAGAGGCCGAACTGGGTTATCAGAGCAACGCGCTGGAACTCGTCAGCTCGGAGGACAGCGTTACCCGGGCGCGCGATGCAAGGGTGGCAGTGGTGGCCTGCATGCGCAACGAGATGTTCATGCTGCCACATTTCCTAGCCCATTACCGCAAGCTGGGCGTGGAAGCGTTCCTGATCGCCGACAATTGCTCGGACGATGGCACGCTGGAATATCTGGCACAGCAACCCGATGTGGCGCTGTTTTCGGTGGATACGGATTATCGCCTGTCGCAATACGGCGTGGCCTGGCAGCAGGCCATGATGGCAGCCTTCCGGGTTGGCAAGTGGTCCTTGGTGGCGGATGCCGACGAACTGCTGGTCTGGCAGGAGAAACAGAGCCAAACATTGGCGCAACTTCTCAACCACTCTGATTTCGAGACTGCCGAGGCCATCCGTGTCTTCATGCTCGATATGTACCCTCAAGGCCCGTTAGAGGATGCCGATTTTGCCCAAGGCACGCCCTTCGACCAAGCCGGTTACGCCGACCGCGTACCGTTCCTTGCCAACACCTTGGCCCGCGGCCCCTTTGCCGATCAGCGCTGCTGGACCTCTGCGCTGCGCCACCGGCTGATTGCAGGCTCGC
- a CDS encoding helix-turn-helix domain-containing protein yields the protein MGAVYKQLSITEQRKIERWRHAKVPVDEMARVLKRCRSTIFRELKRNHFSDRSTPGSDRSHMPLRSLKQPNGNTEPRRIKNISEHGTGSVHSTIHGAPELHFNVSSHCSVSLSRQ from the coding sequence ATGGGAGCCGTTTACAAGCAACTCAGTATCACAGAACAACGCAAGATAGAGCGCTGGAGGCACGCTAAGGTCCCAGTCGACGAGATGGCGCGCGTTCTGAAGCGCTGCAGATCAACGATATTCCGCGAGCTAAAACGCAATCATTTTTCAGATAGAAGCACGCCCGGATCCGATAGAAGCCACATGCCGCTGAGGTCTTTGAAGCAGCCTAATGGAAATACAGAACCGCGCAGAATAAAAAACATATCTGAACACGGCACAGGCAGCGTACATTCCACCATCCACGGTGCGCCGGAACTGCACTTCAACGTGAGTTCACATTGCAGCGTCAGCTTGAGCAGGCAATGA
- a CDS encoding phosphopantetheine-binding protein, protein MKVQAVASNDVLFGSGINISSIVFAEFIMELEEKTGLDIDIDDLDSSIRTAGDLYDRLNVL, encoded by the coding sequence GTGAAAGTACAGGCAGTTGCTTCCAACGACGTCCTGTTTGGCAGTGGGATAAACATTAGCTCCATTGTTTTCGCTGAGTTCATTATGGAGCTCGAAGAGAAAACCGGGCTCGATATCGACATTGATGATCTCGACAGTTCGATCCGTACCGCGGGCGATCTTTATGATCGCTTGAATGTACTCTGA
- a CDS encoding polysaccharide pyruvyl transferase family protein: MAKGMGFIGNQGAQKQGTKDNTGNIIHGHAARAIFNQKQNISSAQTPENLDKIRAEVSHVGFVAATMLHVGQVPAYIDAHVRQADFIEALDLPVCTFGFGCHAPLGTRISESEVDARSVRLLRVLAERSKAVAVRGAFTADLCAKYGVKNVEVMGCQSIYYSAAQHAPGAFQHHSTTGRQMASLSMLPDETAVVRFMIENGVDYIGQNDLVQEKIVQGGLSATEFAADRSHWVLPSIRKVIDAGSTSAEEYYAYVKEHFHVFYDVPSWVNHIAESYDFAFGTRFHGNVAALQAGVPALWLEHDTRLQELCAHFALPSIAQQDFARIGSMDELKSLCDFGPFELRMPRLMDGFLSYLDKNGVMPFVDPAFLRQCQNWTGDQRAFA, translated from the coding sequence ATGGCCAAGGGTATGGGATTTATCGGGAACCAAGGAGCCCAGAAACAGGGAACCAAAGACAATACCGGCAACATCATTCATGGTCATGCGGCTCGCGCCATCTTTAACCAAAAGCAGAATATAAGCTCCGCCCAGACCCCGGAAAACCTCGACAAAATTCGCGCCGAAGTGAGCCATGTTGGATTTGTCGCTGCGACGATGCTGCATGTCGGTCAGGTGCCGGCCTATATTGACGCCCATGTGCGGCAGGCCGATTTCATCGAGGCCTTGGATTTGCCAGTGTGCACCTTCGGGTTCGGGTGTCATGCGCCCTTGGGTACCAGAATATCAGAGTCAGAGGTCGACGCGCGGTCCGTCCGGTTGCTGCGCGTTCTTGCCGAGCGCAGCAAAGCCGTTGCTGTAAGGGGGGCGTTTACCGCCGATCTTTGCGCGAAATACGGGGTTAAGAACGTGGAAGTCATGGGCTGCCAGTCCATCTACTATTCGGCCGCCCAGCATGCGCCCGGCGCTTTCCAGCATCACAGCACGACCGGGCGGCAGATGGCCAGCCTGTCAATGCTGCCTGACGAGACAGCGGTCGTGCGTTTCATGATCGAGAATGGCGTGGACTATATCGGGCAGAATGATCTTGTTCAGGAGAAGATCGTTCAGGGAGGGCTAAGTGCCACGGAGTTTGCAGCGGATCGAAGCCATTGGGTCCTACCGAGCATCCGCAAGGTGATCGATGCAGGATCAACCTCTGCTGAAGAGTATTACGCTTACGTCAAAGAGCATTTTCATGTTTTCTATGACGTCCCGAGCTGGGTCAATCACATCGCGGAAAGCTATGATTTTGCCTTCGGCACCCGTTTTCATGGCAACGTTGCAGCGCTTCAGGCTGGGGTTCCGGCGCTTTGGCTTGAGCACGACACGCGCCTTCAGGAGCTATGTGCCCATTTCGCATTGCCGAGCATCGCCCAACAGGATTTTGCACGGATCGGGTCGATGGACGAATTGAAGTCGCTTTGCGATTTCGGCCCCTTCGAGTTGCGCATGCCGCGGCTGATGGATGGTTTCCTGAGCTATCTCGACAAGAATGGTGTGATGCCATTTGTGGATCCGGCTTTTCTGCGCCAGTGTCAGAACTGGACTGGTGACCAAAGGGCCTTTGCATAG
- a CDS encoding type I secretion system permease/ATPase: protein MTDPKLLSGLSEMREARRACRGLMWSAAFFSIFVNLLMLTGPLFMLQTYDRVLGSRSEATLVALFAVVAFLFLVMGLVDWARNRLLTRIGARFQSRLDRRVFEAMLKKAALAQERGESSKMDQQLKDLEAVQRFYASPVFSSLFDMPWAPIFLIGIAFFHPWLGAAAVAGGSILILSAILNQVFTKTASIKSAAASYVSDRYSEQLHTEAETIRSLGMQSNAFEKWSKTRNRALAQSVSAADKGGSFSNFSKTFRLFMQSAMLALGAYLVLLGEITPGVMIAASILLGRALAPVETVVNQWSTVQRAKRGWDSLVELLSNVPEDSVQVELPRPRARIDIRQVTVIPPKGRQATLRLINFEIRPGEAVGVIGPSGSGKSTLARALTGVWPLAGGKITLDGAPLNQYHPTKLAEYFGYLPQKVSLFDGTVAENIARLSTDYDDEKVVAAAKKAAAHEMILKLSQGYNTPLHAISTELSGGQIQRLGLARALYSDPVLLVLDEPNSNLDNEGSTALNNAIVAIKAEGGAVVIMAHRPAAIKECEKLLVLEEGARRAWGPREKVMSEMLTNFQTLRTAAKTNTSGGVV from the coding sequence ATGACTGACCCGAAACTGCTGTCTGGCTTGTCAGAGATGCGCGAGGCCCGACGCGCCTGCCGGGGCCTGATGTGGTCAGCAGCTTTCTTCAGTATTTTCGTCAACCTTTTGATGCTCACGGGTCCGCTCTTCATGTTGCAGACCTACGATAGGGTTCTCGGTTCCCGTTCGGAGGCGACTTTGGTGGCGCTGTTCGCCGTGGTTGCCTTCCTGTTTCTGGTCATGGGGCTGGTCGATTGGGCGCGCAATCGTCTTTTGACGCGGATCGGTGCACGCTTTCAATCGAGGCTTGATCGTCGCGTTTTTGAAGCCATGCTCAAGAAGGCGGCGCTTGCGCAGGAGCGCGGCGAAAGTTCTAAAATGGATCAGCAGCTGAAAGATCTTGAAGCCGTACAGCGGTTCTATGCCTCCCCCGTGTTCTCGTCGCTTTTCGACATGCCTTGGGCGCCGATCTTTCTGATCGGGATTGCCTTTTTTCATCCGTGGTTGGGGGCGGCGGCTGTTGCAGGTGGCTCCATCTTAATCCTGTCAGCCATACTGAACCAAGTCTTCACCAAGACGGCATCCATCAAGTCTGCGGCCGCAAGCTATGTCTCGGACCGCTATTCCGAGCAGTTGCACACCGAGGCTGAAACGATCCGCAGCCTCGGCATGCAGTCCAACGCCTTCGAAAAGTGGTCAAAGACTCGGAACCGTGCCTTGGCACAAAGCGTGTCGGCGGCCGACAAAGGGGGCAGCTTCAGCAACTTCTCAAAGACGTTCCGCCTGTTTATGCAATCTGCGATGCTGGCGCTTGGGGCCTATCTAGTGTTGCTGGGTGAAATCACCCCGGGCGTAATGATTGCCGCGTCGATCCTGCTGGGACGCGCCCTGGCGCCCGTCGAGACGGTCGTCAACCAGTGGAGCACGGTGCAGCGCGCCAAACGGGGCTGGGATAGCTTGGTTGAGCTGCTGTCCAATGTTCCCGAAGATTCCGTGCAGGTCGAACTGCCCCGTCCTCGGGCGCGGATCGACATCCGACAGGTGACCGTAATCCCGCCTAAGGGACGGCAGGCAACCCTGCGCCTGATAAATTTCGAAATTCGCCCCGGAGAGGCGGTTGGGGTGATTGGGCCGAGTGGATCGGGGAAATCCACATTGGCCCGGGCCCTGACGGGGGTCTGGCCCCTGGCGGGGGGGAAGATCACCCTCGATGGTGCGCCGCTGAACCAGTACCATCCGACCAAACTGGCTGAGTATTTCGGCTATCTGCCGCAAAAGGTTTCCCTGTTCGACGGTACAGTCGCCGAGAACATCGCCCGTCTTTCGACAGATTACGACGATGAAAAAGTTGTCGCCGCAGCCAAGAAAGCGGCGGCGCATGAGATGATCTTAAAGCTGTCGCAGGGGTACAACACGCCGCTACACGCAATCAGCACTGAACTGTCAGGCGGCCAGATCCAGCGTCTAGGTTTGGCCCGAGCGCTTTACAGCGACCCGGTGTTGCTTGTGCTGGACGAGCCGAACTCGAATTTGGACAATGAAGGATCGACTGCATTGAACAACGCGATCGTGGCAATCAAGGCCGAAGGCGGAGCAGTGGTGATCATGGCGCACCGTCCAGCCGCGATCAAGGAATGTGAGAAACTTCTTGTCCTTGAGGAAGGGGCGCGCCGGGCATGGGGGCCGCGTGAAAAGGTGATGTCGGAAATGCTCACCAACTTCCAAACCCTTCGCACAGCCGCCAAAACGAACACCTCGGGAGGTGTAGTATGA
- a CDS encoding HlyD family type I secretion periplasmic adaptor subunit, with product MSASTGNNRFRAAIPLVVGFGTILLLLGGFTYWAARAQIDGAVVASGRMVVERNRQAVQHLTGGIVEEILVREGDSVEEGELLVRLDPTLALSELKIVEGQLYELMARRGRLEAERDEADEITFDPRLIERAKNDPDVDALMKGQQNLFEARAETLESAVTQLGNQRQQLEEQIRGITAQLTATDRQIALVDTEIVSQQTLLDKGLAQSSRVLALQREDARLAGAVGDLTARRAQALERKAELTIQELQYRGNRREEAISVLRDLQYNELEMAERSRALQTQLNQMEIRAPTTGIVYDLKVYGRMSVIRPAEALLFLVPQDRALVIEAQIDPINVTDVHVAQDVILRFSAFDMRETPDLFGKVTQVSPDAFTDSQTGRSFYRVEIELPKEELTKLTADQTLIPGMPVDAFIRTGEHTPLTYLVSPLTRYFNKAMRDNG from the coding sequence ATGAGCGCATCGACTGGAAATAATCGCTTCAGGGCGGCCATACCGCTTGTGGTCGGCTTCGGTACGATCCTTTTGTTGCTAGGTGGGTTCACCTACTGGGCCGCACGCGCGCAGATCGACGGGGCCGTCGTGGCCTCGGGACGGATGGTCGTGGAACGTAACCGGCAAGCCGTTCAGCACCTGACCGGCGGCATCGTGGAGGAAATACTCGTCAGGGAAGGTGATAGTGTCGAAGAAGGCGAGCTGCTGGTTAGGCTAGATCCGACCCTTGCGCTGTCGGAACTCAAGATCGTTGAGGGGCAGCTCTATGAGCTTATGGCCCGCCGCGGCCGCCTTGAGGCGGAGCGCGACGAAGCCGATGAGATCACCTTCGACCCGCGCCTGATCGAGAGAGCCAAGAATGACCCGGACGTAGACGCCTTGATGAAGGGGCAGCAAAACCTTTTTGAAGCCCGTGCCGAAACATTGGAAAGCGCGGTTACGCAGTTGGGCAATCAACGACAGCAGTTGGAGGAGCAGATTCGAGGCATTACCGCGCAGTTGACCGCAACCGACCGGCAGATCGCGCTGGTAGACACAGAAATAGTGTCCCAACAGACCCTGCTGGACAAGGGGCTGGCGCAAAGCTCCCGCGTGCTGGCGCTTCAGCGCGAGGACGCACGGCTTGCTGGCGCTGTCGGAGATCTGACCGCCCGCCGCGCTCAGGCGTTGGAACGCAAGGCTGAGTTGACGATCCAGGAACTCCAGTACCGCGGCAACCGGCGCGAAGAGGCGATCTCGGTTCTGCGCGACCTGCAGTACAATGAGCTTGAGATGGCCGAACGCAGCCGCGCGTTGCAGACCCAACTCAACCAGATGGAAATTCGCGCACCCACCACCGGCATTGTTTACGACCTGAAAGTATACGGCCGCATGTCAGTGATCCGCCCGGCAGAGGCGTTGCTTTTCTTGGTGCCACAAGACCGCGCGCTGGTTATCGAAGCTCAAATTGATCCGATCAACGTAACGGATGTTCATGTGGCCCAAGACGTGATCCTGCGGTTCAGCGCATTTGACATGCGCGAGACCCCCGACCTTTTTGGCAAAGTCACCCAAGTGTCGCCGGATGCCTTCACTGACAGTCAGACTGGTCGCTCCTTTTACCGTGTCGAGATTGAGCTGCCCAAGGAAGAGCTGACCAAGCTCACAGCGGATCAGACGCTCATTCCGGGCATGCCGGTGGACGCATTCATCCGCACCGGAGAGCATACGCCGCTGACCTATCTAGTCTCGCCGCTCACGCGGTATTTTAACAAGGCGATGCGCGACAACGGCTGA